The window CAATATCCTTGCAATCCTCACGCACCAACCCCAGTGCGTAGGCCGGGCGGTTTTCCGCAAGCAGTTCTCCTCCTCGGGCACGAAGCAGCCCCCGGGGAGCATCCACCCGTTCCTGACGCAACCTGTTTTCTCGAGCGAGTTTGGCAAACTCGTCCCCCTTGTGGATCTGCAGATACCAGAACCGGAGGAAAAAACAGAAGAACAGCAGGAGCACAAGCCCCTGCAGCAACAGAAGTCCCAGTTTCGGGGGTTGGTAGCCTTCGGGATCAAGCTGCATTGACATGACGCAACTCTCTTTCCCGCAAACGGAATACCACGAACCACACAAGCGGAATGACCAGAGCGTTCAGGCAGGCATCGCTGATCAGGCGGGGGAGCAGAATATCAACATCCTGCAGGTGCTTCATCATGATACCGATGCCCACATGCCCCGCTCCGAGTGCGGCGGACAGGATAAGAATGAAAACGATGTTCTCGGCTTCAAAGAGGCTTCTGCCCAGATAGAAGAGAACACAGGCAAAAGCATACCAGAGCAGACCGGGGCCGAAAGCAAGCAGGCCAGCACCTTCCTGAATCAGGGTGAAGAGCAGCACCAGCCAGACCGTCTGCGGCCGATTCCCCTCCTGCATGGAGCAAAGCAGACCGGGCAGCAGAAAGTCCACCCCGGGCAGCAGGTACATTGCCCAGACCCCGCAAACGGCATAAACCGTCCACCAGGCGATGGCCCTGAAAAGGGAAGGCTGAGTACCCTGCATTATCTATAAGCCCTTCTTCGCAGCACCACAGAGGCACCGTTACTGCTTTTCGCCATCATCTTCCTGCCTTGAATCAAGGGACTGCTGGTCAAAGGCTTCCACCTCTCCGGTGTTACCGATGAGCAGCACTTCTTCAAGATTATCCAGATTGGCAAGGGGTTCTGCCATTACCTTCTGGAACAGGGAGATATCGGAGTATTCAATGGAGACAATACGCGCCACGGGCAGCCCTTTCGGGAACGCGCCGGCCTGACCTGAGGTAACCAGCAATTCGCCGACCCCCAGAGGGGCGTTAAGCGCCACGTACCGCATTTCGAGCTGACTTCTCGGGCCCTGTCCCACGATGATTCCGGGAGTCCTGTTCTCCTGGCTCACAACGGCGATACGGCTGTTCTGGTCGGTGAGCAGCAAGACGGAAGAGGTGTACGGCCCCGCACGGAAGACGCGACCGACGACCCCCTCGTGTGTGACCACGGGAGTACGGACACCGGCACCTTTGAGATACCCCTTGTCCAGCAGGATTGACTCAAGCTCGGCCTGAACACCCAGCCTGTGGGCAATAACACGCGCTCCGATCCGCTCCCATCCGGCGGGAGCGGAAACAGACAGCAAGGATCGCAGGCGAATGACCTCAGCCTTGTCCTCATTCGCTTCGGCAAGATCAAACATGACCTCCTTGAGTTGCGCTTCAAGCTCGTCGTTGCGTTTGCGCACGCCCACAAGGTCTATGTAGTGCTCCCAGAACTCCGCCACCTGCACCTGTATCCACTTGCCCGGCTTGAGTACCGCGCCGACAAACTCCAGCCCGGTATGCGTGGCGAGTCTGTCCACATATCCGGTACGCAGGTTCCATGTGAACAAGGTGAGGTACAGGCAGAGCACCAGTACCATCAGAATGAGAAGACGCTTGGAAAAGGAAGCGTTAATCGACCGCTACCTCCTTAAGGATATCCAGATTGTCCAGCGCCTTGCCGGTACCGATAACAACGGTGGAGAGCGGGTCATCCACCACGGTGATGGGCAGCGAGGTTTCCTCGCGCAGCAACTGATCCAATCCCTTCAGGAGTCCGCCGCCGCCGGTAAGCACGATACCCCTGTCCACGATGTCCGCCGCAAGTTCCGGAGGCGTCTGTTCCAACGCGATGCGCACGGCCTGCACGATGGAATCCACCTGTTCGGAAATGGCCTTGCGCACTTCCTCGGAGGTAATGATGATGTTCTGGGGAATACCCGTTACAAGGTCGCGGCCCTTCACTTCCAGAGTTTCCTCGGGATCCATGGGATAGGCGGATGCGATCTTGATCTTGATTTCTTCTGCGGTGGATTCACCGATGAGCATGTTGTACTTGCGCTTCACATGCGTCATGATGGCTTCATCCATCTTGTCGCCGCCCACGCGGACGGACTTGGAGTACACCACGCCGGAAAGCGAAATGACCGCCACTTCGGTGGTGCCGCCGCCGATGTCCACAACCATGTTGGAGGTGGGCTCCTGAATAGGCAGGTTGGCGCCGATGGCTGCGGCCATGGGCTCCTCGATGAGGTAAACCTCACGTGCGCCTGCGCTCTGGGCGGATTCCTTCACCGCACGCTTTTCCACCTGCGTAATGCCCGTGGGCACGCAGATGATAATACGCGGGTGAACTATACGATTGTTGTGCACCTTCCGGATGAAATGGCGCAGCATGGCTTCCGTTATTTCAAAATCGGCGATAACCCCATCTTTCATGGGCCGGATGGCCTGAATGTTTCCGGGGGTACGGCCGAGCATACGCTTGGCGTCATGCCCGACAGCAAGGACAACGGTGTTGCCCCGGGCATCCTTCTTCACCGCCACCACGGAAGGTTCGCGCAGAACAATGCCCTGCCCCTTCACATAAACGCAGGTGTTGGCGGTTCCCAAGTCGATGGCCAGGTCGTTGGAAAACATCCCAAGAAAAAAGTCCAGTATCTTTGCCATATTCTCTCGCTTGCTTCGTTCAAAAGGAATGGGTATCAGAACAGAGTACCATCACTCATCCCAGACACCCGAAACTGTAACTCCAGACCGGCAATGAACAGATACCATCAATTATCCGTCTACTTCCGACACCGTTTTCGTCAGCGAGTCCAGAAGGTCCCGCTTGATGCCGGATTCACGTGCCCCAATCGGGACGGCTCTCTGTCCACCCGTGGGTGCATCTTCTGCAACCCCCGCGGGTCCGGTTCCGGAATGGGCCTGAAAGGCGCAAGCCTCTCGGACCAATGGGCTTTTTGGCGCGAACGGTATAGCCGCTCGCTAGGCCCCGCGACCTTCATAGCCTATTTGCAATCATTTTCCAACACATATGGGCCCCTCGAAAAACTCGAACAAACCCTCACGGAAATCGAAGCCTTACCTGATTTGGCAGGTTTGTCCATAGGAACAAGACCGGACTGCATCGACAACGAACGGCTGGACCTCATCGCCCGAACGGCCGCCAAGCCCGCCATGCGCGAAGTATGGCTTGAGCTGGGCCTGCAATCGGCACTGGACAGAACCCTTGCCCGCATCAACAGAGGCCACGATTTTGCCTCGTTTGAACGCGCCGTCCATCTCGCCCATAAACGCGGCCTCAAGGTTTGCGCCCACGTCATCGCAGGGCTGCCCGGAGAATCGCTGGACGATTTTCTCTATACCATCGACACAGTAAACGCACTGCCCGTGCAGGGGATCAAATTCCACAGCCTCTATGTGGCCGAGGACACCCCTCTTGCCGAGGAGTGGCAACGCGGAGAATACACCCCGCTGAACGAGGCTATATATATTGATACAGTGGCCGAAGCCATTCCCCGCCTGCGTCCGGAAATCGTCATACAGCGTCTGACCGGAGACCCCGCCGAAGGCGAACTGCTCGCGCCGGTATGGCCTTCGACCAAGACAGTCATTATTTCCGCCATTGCCGCCGAGCTGCAAAAACGCGATACATGGCAGGGCAAGGCGCTGAAAGACTCCGGCAAGGGACGACCGCCCCTGTGGTTCTCTCTGCGCCGCAACTTGCCCGCAGCACTGCATGCGGAATGGGAACAGGAATTTCGGGCAATTGCCCCGCAACTTCATTTCGACCTTACGGAGCCGCTGCCATGAGCCCCCAAAAAACGAGCACAGACGAGCTTCTCGTCGAGTCCATTTCTGCCGGGCGGCTACGCCTTACGCTGAATTGGGTCGGACAGCAACTGGAAGAGACGGCTATTTCCTGGAAAGATGAAAAAGGGCAGGACACGCCCATTGCAGAACTCTCCCCCGCCGCCCTGAAGCTGCGGGATGCCCTGGAACGTTACGTTGCGGGCCAGCGCGTAACCTGGCCGGAACTGCCGCTTGCCATGAAACGCTGCACTCCGTTCACGCAGGAAGTGCTTTCCATACTGCGCACTGTGCCTCAAGGCAAAACCGTCACTTACGGAGAACTTGCCGCCATGGCAGGCCGCCCCAACGCCGCCCGCGGCGTGGGCCAGATCATGCACCACAACCGTTGGCCGCTCATAGTGCCCTGCCATCGGGTCATCGGATCCGGCGGCTCCATGACCGGGTTTTCGGGCTCCGCCGGCATACCTCTCAAGGAATACCTGTTGCAGCTTGAACGCAACGCACGATAAGCAGCCCCGCCTGAAGGCCGGAACCGACCCGCCAAGACAGAAAAGCGCCCGCAGCCAAACGACTGCGGGCGCTTTATTGATAACAAGGACAACAAGCCTAGGTATGCTTCTCGATGGTGGCAAAGGCGCTGTGGTTATGGATGGATTCGTAGCTCTCCACCTCCACGCGGAACCAGCTCACCTGCGGATGCGCTTCCAGCTTCTGCGCCGCACTGCGCACCACGTCTTCCACAAAGGTGGGGGTCGCAAAGGCAGCCTCTGTCACGTATTTCTCATCCTCGCGCTTGAGCAGCGAGTAGACAGGGGACGAAGCGGATGCCTCGGCAATCTCGATGAACTCTTCGATCCATGCGAAACCGCGCATACGCACCTTCATGCGCACAAGAGCGCGCTGGCTGTGGGCGCCTTCGTCGGAGATGGCCTTGGAGCAAGGGCACACGGTCATCACCGGCACATCAACCTCCAGCAGAAAAGAGGGCTTGTCACCCTTCAGTTCGCCGGTAAGCTGACATTTGTAATTCATCAGCCCGCCGCGGCCGCTGGCCGGAGCCTTCTTGTTCAGGAAGTACGGAAAACGGAACAAGGCATACGCCTTATGGGCATGCAGGCGTTCCTTTATGTCCAGCAGCAGGTTACGCATGCTGTCGTAATCAAGCTCCTCGCTCCAGCCTTCCAGCGCTTCCACAAAGCGACTCATGTGCGTGCCCTTGAATTCAGCGGGAAGGTCCACGCCAATGTCCACACGGGCTACGGTGTGCTGCGCCCCTTTGGCTCTGTCGCGGATAACGATGGGCAACCGCAGATCGCGGACACCAACGCGGTCAATAGCCATAGCCACCTGAGCGGGGCTCATCTGTACGTCTTCCATGAAATTAGACAAGGTCCTGTCCTGTTGTCGCCAAGCTGAGTTTACCGTGCTTGACCCCCTTGGTGGAGGTAAGCTTCTGCGCGAGGGTGCGCACCTCGTTGCCGTCTCCCTTGAGCACCAGCACTTCGAGGCAATTATGGTGGTCCAGATGCACGTGCATCGATGTAATGATCACATCATGATGATCATGCTGTATTTCCACGAGTTTCTGGGACAGATCGCTCTTGTGGTGATCGTACACCAGAGTAAGCGTCCCTGCTATTTCGCGGGAATCATCCTTCCACTCCTCTTCCACCAGCGTATTGCGGATAAGATCGCGGATGGCTTCCGAACGGGTCTGATAGCACCGCTCTTCGCACAGGTGGTCGAACTTCTCCAGCAGGTCGGAGTCGAGGGACACGCCGAAACGGATAGTCTGGCCCATACAGTCTCCTGTCAAATTACCCGATTGCGGGGGATTGCCGAAGAGATAACCGGCCTGCCCTTGCTACGACAAGAACCGATCTCCCCAAGACACTATCAATATAAATATACACCGGCTATTGGTGTACCACAAATCCCTTCGTCGTACATCACCGGCGCAGTTCCCAAAGACTGACCGTCACTGCGGCAGGCTGCTCATACAAGGCCGAGGTCTTCTCCATGGCAAGGCGGTGCGCCTTCCAGCCATGCCTCTCCAGCAGGGTCAGGAAATATGTGTACACATTTCTGTTGGGTTCCGCCACCCACGCCACCCCACCCGGAGCAAGCGAGTGCTCCAGAAAGGCCAGTACAGGCTCAACAAAGCGCCGTTCGTACATGATATCGCCGCCCCATACGCAATCAAATGCATGGGGGGCTACGGCAGGATGCCGCCAGTCCATGACCGTCCACAAGGGGGAGGCGACATTGTTGATGCGGGCATTACGCGCAGCATACCGGAGAGCCTGCGGTTCATAGTCCATGGCAACGACCTTGGCGCCGAGCCAGGAGCCCACAAGGGCGGTAAGACCAAGCCCGCAGCCCATATCGAGACAGTATTTCCCCGCGATATCCTTCTGCTTCGCATACAACCACTGGCCAAGGACCAGACTGGCCGGCCAGAGCTCAGTCCAATACGGCAGGCGCTCGTCATCGCCGAAATCTTCATCGCCCATGGCTTCCCACAGGGATTCAAGATCGGCAGCGCGTTCAAGACGCCAATGCCTGCCGCACAGATTCACATCAATTACTGGGGTATATTCCTTGAGTCCGGTCATCGTTTCCTTCCGCCCTGCGGGGAAGATGGCAAAGGGTACATGAGGCTGTTCTCCGGGGCCGTACGGCCTTTCCGCCAACGGCGGCAACTACCTCAAACTGCGGTGCGACTGCATAACGCACCTTGCCATTGCAGTCCACCCGCAAGATGACGTCCGGAATTGCCACCCACAGGAAAGTAGGATACCTATCGCAGCGCTGCACGGGCACTATACTGCCTACGCTAATTGACAAAACAGCCTGTTGTATTCAATCTATAATCAGGAATCCGCCACAGACTGGCGATGTGTCGCCTGCATCTGACGCCTTCGCCGCCTAAACCGGTTTCTTCCGTGCATCAGGGGACGCTCCTGTCAATTGAACAGCGCGGAGACTGCAGACCACAACAGGATACTTACCATGACCACACCACTTTCGGGATTGCATAAACAGGTCTGGACCGCCATGCTGGCGGCACTGATTACCGTGGGAGCCATGGTACAACTTCCCATCGGCCCCGTACCTGTAACCCTGCAGACCCTGTTCATTATTCTGGCAGGCCTGATACTCGGCCCTGTCCGCGGCGCAGGTGCCGTGGCGCTCTATCTTCTTGCAGGCATCATCGGCCTGCCCGTATTCGCAGGCGGCAAGGCCGGGTTCGCCCACCTTCTCGGTCCCACGGGGGGCTACCTTGTCGGATACTTGGGCACAGCTATTCTGGCCGGTTTCGGATCAGCCAAAGAGGGAGAAACGCCCTCTTTCATCAAACCGCTGCTCTGGTCCTTGGCCGGACTGGCTTCCGTCTTCGGCATGGGTCTCGTCCGTCTCATGCTCGTTCTGGATATTCCGTTCCAGAAGGCGTTGGCCATCGGTTTTGTCCCCTTCATCGTCGGGGACCTGATCAAGGTTGTCGCCGCCGTTTTCGCATACCGCTACCTCAAAAGCCGGAGACTCCTGCCGTCGTGATCGAACTGAATTCGCTGACCTTTACGTATCCGGGCACATCTTCCCCCGCCTTGCGGAACATTTCCTTCAGCATAGAGGAAGGCACCCTTCTCTGCCTCTGCGGCGTGAACGGCAGCGGCAAATCAACCCTGTTCTCGTTGCTGGCAGGCCTTCATGCGCCAAGCTCAGGCACACTGACGGTGGCCGGAATCAGCTCTCCGGGCAAGGAAGAGAAACTGCGCGGCCTTTCCGCCCTTGTGCTGCAGGATGCAGATCTGCAGATCATCGGCTCAACCGTTGCAGAAGACATGCTGCTCGCCTTTCCGCACGGCCTTGCCGGCGCAGAGGAAACGGCAAAGGACATGGCAGCACGGTTCGGGCTCGCCGCACACTGGAATTCTCCCGTGCACACCCTGTCTTACGGACAGAAGCGCAAGCTCTGTCTGGCCGTGGCCCTGCTGAGCTCCCCGGCCCTGCTGTTGCTTGACGAGCCCTTCTCCGGACTGGACTATCCCGCCATACGCGAGATGCGCAGCATTCTCATGCGCAACAAGGAACAGAAGCTCACGCAGATCATTTCCGTTCACGACCTTGAACCCGTCATCGATCTTGCCGACAGCATGGTAGTGCTGCACATGGGAGAACAGGTTCTTTCCGGCCCCCCTGAGACAGTGCTTGCCAACATTTCGGAATACGGCGTACGCCCGCCCTGTTCATGGCAACGCAGCAAAGGCATTACCGCCTGGGAATAGCGACGATACGCCCACGCCCATGACAACAAAAGCCCCGCAACCTTCCGGCTGCGGGGCTTTTCCCTTCCATTCAACATGAATCTAGCGGTATGCCGCTTCGAAGATTTCCGTCACCACGCGCAGATTCATCTGGGTGGGAGTGAGATTAAAGAGCCCACCCATGGTTTCCTGGGCGTTGGCGGCCAACGTGGGCATCTCGTCCCTGTGCACGCCGTAGTCGGAAAATTTAAGATCGTCCAACCCGATATCCTTGATCAGTTTTTCCAGCGCCCCCACAAAGGCAAAGGGCTGTTCATTGGCCGGAAGTGAATCCACATCCACGCCCATGAAGTAGGCAAGGTCAATCATACGGTCAGGTACATAGCGGGTAAGGTACCTGAAATACGGCACCGAGAGCATCACCAGCCCTGCCCCGTGCGGAATTTCGGGATAATAGGCAGACAGGGCGTGTTCCATGGAGTGATGCGAAATGCAGGAGGAAAGCGATTCACAGACCCCGGCGGCCGTGGAAGCCCACGACAGCATGGTGCGCGCTTCAATGCTGTCTCCGTTCTGCACCACCTGCGGCAGGAACGAGGAAATCAGGCTCACCGCCTGCTGCGCCAGCAGGTCGCTGGTAGGCTGGCGGGCGTGGGAAAGATAGGCTTCAACCGCGTGGAAGAAGGCGTCCATCCCGGTCATTGCCGTAACGCGGGGCGGAACGCTCAGGGTCAGCTTGGGGTCGACGATGGAAAGCACCGGATACGTGGAGTCGTTCCCCCAACCGATTTTCTCGTTGGTCTGTTCGCGGGTAATAACGATCCAGGGATCCGCCTCGGTACCTGTGCCCGCAGTAGTGGGAATGGCCACGATGGGCAGGGCAGGCTTGGCGGGCACCTGTCGCCCTCCGGTTCCGCTGGGCATGTAGTCCCAGTAGCTGCCGCTATTGGTTACCATAAGGGCGATGGCCTTTGCGGCATCTATGGAACTGCCGCCGCCAAGCCCGATCACGAAATCACAGCCTTCGGTACGGGCAAGGGCAGCGCCTTCGGCCACATGCTCAAGCACGGGGTTGGCCTGAATCCTGTCGAACACCACGGATTCCGCACCGTTCTGCGCCAGCAGGGTCTGCACCAGTTGCATGTAGCCGTGCGCCACCATGGAGCCGCCAGCACTTATGACGAGCAAAGCCTTCTTGCCCGGCAGATAAGGCGTCGTGCCAAGCTCCTTGAGCTTGCCGGGGCCGAAGATGATGCGCGTAGGCATATGAAACAGAAAATTAATCATGTGCGTGTCTCCTTATTCTGCACTGAACGTACGCCGGAGCGCACCGAAGGTGAATGATAGGTCGGTGTAGCACCATTATTATATACGCCCCTGAAACGAAAACGGCGGTTCCCGGGAACCGCCGTACAATTCGTTATGCCTGCATGAAAGCCGTATATGCCTTGACCGTGGCGTACAGGTCCGCCTTGCTGGAGAGCTCGAAGGGGCTGTGCATGGCAAGGATGGGGGGACCGAAATCGATGATGTCCATGCCGTAAGCGGCAAGGTACATGGCAACGGTTCCGCCGCCGCCGAGATCCACGCGGCCCAGTTCGGCCATCTGCCACGGCACGCCCGCAGTGTTCAGCACGCCGCGCAGCCAGCCCACGTATTCGGGATGGGCGTCGTTGGCTTCATACTTACCACGGTGGCCCGTGAACTTACAGAAGCAGGGACCATAGCCGATGGTGGCGGAATTGAGCTTCTCGTGCAGATCCTGATAGTCAGGATCCAGCGCGCCATGCACGTCGGCGGAAACGGCCTTGGTGTTCAGCATCACATCGCTGAAACGGGCTGCGGGAGCCCATGCCTGAATCAGGTCTTCCACACAATATTCAAAGAAGCGCGACTTGGCGCCGGTGGAACCTTCGGAGCCGATCTCTTCCTTGTCCCAAAGCAGCACGGTCTGGGTAAATTCGGGCGTATCACCGGTCAGCAGGGCTTCCAACGCCGCAAAACAGCAGATGCGGTCGTCCTGCCCATAGCCGCCGATGATGGCACCATCAAGGCCCACCAGTCGGGCCGGACCGGCAGGAACGGCCTGCAGTTCGGCGGAATACAGGTCTTCTTCGCGGATATCGTACTTGGCGTTCAGCAGTTCCAGAACGCGGCGCTTGATCTTTTCTTTGGGTGCATCCTTGGATTCGCCCTCTTCGCCGTTCTCCACCTCGACGGGACGGTGGCCGAGAATGATGTTCATCTTCTCCGCTTCAAAGGCTTCGGAAAGCACCTGCTTGGCCTGATTCTGGGCCAGATGGGGCAGCAGGTCGGCAATGGCGAACACGGGATCGCCCGGGTCCTCACCGATATTCACCTTCTTCACCTCGCCATCCTGCCGCACGATGACGCCGTGCAGTGCGAGGGGACGGGAAAACCACTGATGCTTGCGGATGCCGCCGTAATAATGGGTCTTGGCCTGTCCCACGCCGCAGGCTTCGTACAGCGGACGCTGCTTAAGGTCCACTCGGGGGGTATCTGCATGGGCTCCCACCAGACGCAGGCCCTGCGACAGGGACCGCTTGC is drawn from Desulfovibrio mangrovi and contains these coding sequences:
- a CDS encoding TIGR01212 family radical SAM protein (This family includes YhcC from E. coli K-12, an uncharacterized radical SAM protein.), with the protein product MNRYHQLSVYFRHRFRQRVQKVPLDAGFTCPNRDGSLSTRGCIFCNPRGSGSGMGLKGASLSDQWAFWRERYSRSLGPATFIAYLQSFSNTYGPLEKLEQTLTEIEALPDLAGLSIGTRPDCIDNERLDLIARTAAKPAMREVWLELGLQSALDRTLARINRGHDFASFERAVHLAHKRGLKVCAHVIAGLPGESLDDFLYTIDTVNALPVQGIKFHSLYVAEDTPLAEEWQRGEYTPLNEAIYIDTVAEAIPRLRPEIVIQRLTGDPAEGELLAPVWPSTKTVIISAIAAELQKRDTWQGKALKDSGKGRPPLWFSLRRNLPAALHAEWEQEFRAIAPQLHFDLTEPLP
- a CDS encoding biotin transporter BioY; translation: MTTPLSGLHKQVWTAMLAALITVGAMVQLPIGPVPVTLQTLFIILAGLILGPVRGAGAVALYLLAGIIGLPVFAGGKAGFAHLLGPTGGYLVGYLGTAILAGFGSAKEGETPSFIKPLLWSLAGLASVFGMGLVRLMLVLDIPFQKALAIGFVPFIVGDLIKVVAAVFAYRYLKSRRLLPS
- the nikR gene encoding nickel-responsive transcriptional regulator NikR; the encoded protein is MGQTIRFGVSLDSDLLEKFDHLCEERCYQTRSEAIRDLIRNTLVEEEWKDDSREIAGTLTLVYDHHKSDLSQKLVEIQHDHHDVIITSMHVHLDHHNCLEVLVLKGDGNEVRTLAQKLTSTKGVKHGKLSLATTGQDLV
- a CDS encoding rod shape-determining protein; translated protein: MAKILDFFLGMFSNDLAIDLGTANTCVYVKGQGIVLREPSVVAVKKDARGNTVVLAVGHDAKRMLGRTPGNIQAIRPMKDGVIADFEITEAMLRHFIRKVHNNRIVHPRIIICVPTGITQVEKRAVKESAQSAGAREVYLIEEPMAAAIGANLPIQEPTSNMVVDIGGGTTEVAVISLSGVVYSKSVRVGGDKMDEAIMTHVKRKYNMLIGESTAEEIKIKIASAYPMDPEETLEVKGRDLVTGIPQNIIITSEEVRKAISEQVDSIVQAVRIALEQTPPELAADIVDRGIVLTGGGGLLKGLDQLLREETSLPITVVDDPLSTVVIGTGKALDNLDILKEVAVD
- the mreC gene encoding rod shape-determining protein MreC, producing MVLVLCLYLTLFTWNLRTGYVDRLATHTGLEFVGAVLKPGKWIQVQVAEFWEHYIDLVGVRKRNDELEAQLKEVMFDLAEANEDKAEVIRLRSLLSVSAPAGWERIGARVIAHRLGVQAELESILLDKGYLKGAGVRTPVVTHEGVVGRVFRAGPYTSSVLLLTDQNSRIAVVSQENRTPGIIVGQGPRSQLEMRYVALNAPLGVGELLVTSGQAGAFPKGLPVARIVSIEYSDISLFQKVMAEPLANLDNLEEVLLIGNTGEVEAFDQQSLDSRQEDDGEKQ
- a CDS encoding aminopeptidase, giving the protein MTDNLELSPKSCWEIYGDEASLAAMDELAGRYIDFLSTCKTERETIDYVVERLRTAGYTTNFGHDLVYRVFKGKTIFIARKGKRSLSQGLRLVGAHADTPRVDLKQRPLYEACGVGQAKTHYYGGIRKHQWFSRPLALHGVIVRQDGEVKKVNIGEDPGDPVFAIADLLPHLAQNQAKQVLSEAFEAEKMNIILGHRPVEVENGEEGESKDAPKEKIKRRVLELLNAKYDIREEDLYSAELQAVPAGPARLVGLDGAIIGGYGQDDRICCFAALEALLTGDTPEFTQTVLLWDKEEIGSEGSTGAKSRFFEYCVEDLIQAWAPAARFSDVMLNTKAVSADVHGALDPDYQDLHEKLNSATIGYGPCFCKFTGHRGKYEANDAHPEYVGWLRGVLNTAGVPWQMAELGRVDLGGGGTVAMYLAAYGMDIIDFGPPILAMHSPFELSSKADLYATVKAYTAFMQA
- a CDS encoding class I SAM-dependent methyltransferase encodes the protein MTGLKEYTPVIDVNLCGRHWRLERAADLESLWEAMGDEDFGDDERLPYWTELWPASLVLGQWLYAKQKDIAGKYCLDMGCGLGLTALVGSWLGAKVVAMDYEPQALRYAARNARINNVASPLWTVMDWRHPAVAPHAFDCVWGGDIMYERRFVEPVLAFLEHSLAPGGVAWVAEPNRNVYTYFLTLLERHGWKAHRLAMEKTSALYEQPAAVTVSLWELRR
- a CDS encoding iron-containing alcohol dehydrogenase, producing MINFLFHMPTRIIFGPGKLKELGTTPYLPGKKALLVISAGGSMVAHGYMQLVQTLLAQNGAESVVFDRIQANPVLEHVAEGAALARTEGCDFVIGLGGGSSIDAAKAIALMVTNSGSYWDYMPSGTGGRQVPAKPALPIVAIPTTAGTGTEADPWIVITREQTNEKIGWGNDSTYPVLSIVDPKLTLSVPPRVTAMTGMDAFFHAVEAYLSHARQPTSDLLAQQAVSLISSFLPQVVQNGDSIEARTMLSWASTAAGVCESLSSCISHHSMEHALSAYYPEIPHGAGLVMLSVPYFRYLTRYVPDRMIDLAYFMGVDVDSLPANEQPFAFVGALEKLIKDIGLDDLKFSDYGVHRDEMPTLAANAQETMGGLFNLTPTQMNLRVVTEIFEAAYR
- a CDS encoding energy-coupling factor ABC transporter ATP-binding protein produces the protein MIELNSLTFTYPGTSSPALRNISFSIEEGTLLCLCGVNGSGKSTLFSLLAGLHAPSSGTLTVAGISSPGKEEKLRGLSALVLQDADLQIIGSTVAEDMLLAFPHGLAGAEETAKDMAARFGLAAHWNSPVHTLSYGQKRKLCLAVALLSSPALLLLDEPFSGLDYPAIREMRSILMRNKEQKLTQIISVHDLEPVIDLADSMVVLHMGEQVLSGPPETVLANISEYGVRPPCSWQRSKGITAWE
- the folE2 gene encoding GTP cyclohydrolase FolE2, with protein sequence MEDVQMSPAQVAMAIDRVGVRDLRLPIVIRDRAKGAQHTVARVDIGVDLPAEFKGTHMSRFVEALEGWSEELDYDSMRNLLLDIKERLHAHKAYALFRFPYFLNKKAPASGRGGLMNYKCQLTGELKGDKPSFLLEVDVPVMTVCPCSKAISDEGAHSQRALVRMKVRMRGFAWIEEFIEIAEASASSPVYSLLKREDEKYVTEAAFATPTFVEDVVRSAAQKLEAHPQVSWFRVEVESYESIHNHSAFATIEKHT
- a CDS encoding methylated-DNA--[protein]-cysteine S-methyltransferase, with product MSPQKTSTDELLVESISAGRLRLTLNWVGQQLEETAISWKDEKGQDTPIAELSPAALKLRDALERYVAGQRVTWPELPLAMKRCTPFTQEVLSILRTVPQGKTVTYGELAAMAGRPNAARGVGQIMHHNRWPLIVPCHRVIGSGGSMTGFSGSAGIPLKEYLLQLERNAR